From the genome of Aquiluna borgnonia:
TACCGCGACTGTAATTTGCGTAACTACTGTCCCCAAGACCAAACATCGCGTACTGAATCCCCTTCATGTCTGGAAGAACTGAATCGAGAGCTTGAAGAAATGGCACTGCTCCGCTTGGGAGGTCACCCTCCCCGTGGGTCGAGCAGATTATCATGTAAAAATTGTGGGCCGAGAAGTCGTTCACGTCGAAGTCGGTCATGTCGATCACCTCCACTTCACAATGTGAAATCTCCAATGCCATGTCTTCAGCTGCAAATTCGGCGTTTCCCGATTCCGTTCCAAACAGGATGACAATTTTTTTGTTCATGGTTTCACATTTCCCTTTTTTCAAATGAGAGGCTAAGGTCTCGAACTACTCGGTCGCTAACTAGTCTGGCATCGGCTCGATTAGCCGGAATTGTGCCGTTGGGGCCCCGTTTGAACCAGCCAACACAATACAGACCGTCAGCTAAGTAACCCTCGGCTGAATCCGGTGCATGGGCTAGCAACTCCGACCTTCGAAAACTGGGGCTTAGATCCTCAACGAATCCAATAGCGCTGTAAACCGTATCGGTTTCGAGCTTGAGCTTGCCCGAACCGTTTGTTTTGGTGAATTCAATAAATTCAACAGAGGTGTCCCCGCCAATGCGGATAGGGGCCCATCCAAAGTGGAACCTGACCTCCCGCGAGGCGCTGGGATCTGAGCTTCGGACGAGGCTAGAAATTGCTTCGATACGTCTATCAGTCTCCGAGCTGTCATTGAAAATTTCGTCAGCATCAGACGAGAAACGAACATCTGGCAATCTCTGCAGCTCATTAATCATTGCAACATCAAACTTGGCTTCTGCCGCTTGAGATCTGCCGACCACATGGATTTCACTCAACTGCTTGCCCGACAAAGTTTCGGCAACATCTTTGGGAACGCCAAATTTAACCAATGCTGCTGCTCCCAAAAGGCTCAATCGAATTAAGTCAACAGCAACATTTCCATGGCCAACAATGACAATTTTTTGGCCAACTTTAATCCCGTCAAGATCCATCTCTGGATGTGAATTGAACAATTTCGTGACTCGGCCAGATCCGAAGACTCCGGGGAGGGCTTCGCCCGGTATGTCCAGTGGACGGTCTTGACTCAATCCAACTGCTAGGACTACGACGTCAAACTGCTGACGAAGTGCGTCCAGTGACAGGTCTTTTCCAATCTCGATGGCACCGACAAAATTCACACGGTCTCGTTCAAACAACTTCTCGAATTGAGAGGCTAAAGCCTTGGTCCCGAGGTGGTCGGGAGCTACCCCATACCTGAGTAATCCAAAAGGTTGGTTGAGACGATCAAACATAGTAATTTGGGAGTCTGGAAATGCCTTCCTTAGGAACTGAGCCGTGTAACAGCCAGAAGGTCCGCTACCAACGATGGCAAACTTAGGGCTCGAAACAATCAAGGGCCAACTTGCTTTCTATCTGATAGTTATTTCGACAAGACTAGCACGTGCTAGTCTTAAATCAATTCCACTTTGAGAGGATGTGCCTTGATGGAGACCGAGTTCCATTCCGCCACAATTGAAGCCCCGACGATCCAGCAACCGGCCGGGGCCAACCTTTTTTATGACCCTCTCTCGTACGCAATCTATGATCACCCTTATGACGTTTACAAGCAGCTTAGGGACAATGCTCCGGTCTATTTCAGCCCTCGTCTAGGTGTTTATGTGCTTTCTCGATACGCCGACGTTCAGGCGGCCTTCAAGAACCACGAGCAAATGATTAGCGCTCTTGGAAATGACATCGATGGCACGCATGACTCATACGGCAAGGGAAATCTTGTGGCGCAGGATCCGCCCCGTCACACGGCACTTCGACAATCCATTCGAAGAGTTTTTGCACTCAAAGAGATTTTGGCTAAAGAGGACGGAATCAGAGGTATAGCAAGAGAACTCATCAGGGACATGAGGAGTGCTGGAGGCGGGGATTTCGCTACCGAATACGCACTGCCTTTCGCATTCGCAATCTCGACTCGTCTAATTGGACTTCCTGGAGCTAAGAATGACATAACTTGGCTAATCGATCACTTGTCTCGCTCCATGGAGAGAACGGTTGGGGAATTCGGGGTTCCCGAAGACGCCGCTAAATCAAATGCTGAGGCCGAGGATCTAATTCATGAAGTTGTGCAAAAGAGATTTGAACAGCTTGCGGCGGGAGCGGACCCGAATGTTTCAGATGTCATAACGCAAGTCTCCACCGCTCTCCAGAGGGGTAAAGTCGATGCAGACGAAGTTGTCGGCCTGACTCACCTTGTCTATTCAGCCTCTACTGATGCTCCTTCAGCTCTGTTGACAAACTGCGTTGCAGTGTTGGATAAGTTTCCTCAACTGCAAGTTTTCTTGCGAGAGCACCCAGAGATGATCACCAATTTCATCGAGGAAGTACTGAGATACGACACCCCTGGTCAAAACGTTTCCAGACAGACAACGGTAGAACTGACTTTCTCGGGAGTTGCTATTCCCGCGAACTCAAGAGTCATGCTTCTGCAGGGATCGGCTAACCGGGATGAGAGAGTGTTTGAGAATCCAGATCTGTTTGATGTGACCAGAGATTTCACTAAAACGCCAAAGATTGCCTCTTTCGGAGACGGGATACATGCCTGCATGGGAGCTCCACTCGCTCGCTTGATGGCGAGAATAACTGTTGAAGTCTTGTTAGAACAACCAGATGAAATTCGAATCGTGGGCTTCCCTGAACGCTGGGTCAAGCAATTAGTTCGAGGTTTCTCCAAACTGCCAATTAAGTTCGTATCCCCAGGTACCAAGTTCTAGCCAAAAACTAGTCTGCCAAGGCCGAACCTACAGAAAGTTCAATAGCCTCGCTCAGTTTCAAAGCTAGTGCGTGTGCTTCAGCAGGTTGGTATTTCCTGGGATCCTCACCAAAAACTCCCCAAAGGACATGAGAAGGGTCATGTCGATGCAACCCATATGAATCCCCGTCCGGGTCGATGGCAGGCACCTTGTCAATGCTTGGGAGTTGAGAGAGGTCTATGGTCAAAGGTTCAAACCGAGACAATACAGTGGTCTCAAAAACGCCAGCGTGATCCGGACTCGGGGTAGAGTCAAGGGGCATATTTATCGCCAGATCAATGACCTTCATGTAATTCGCCCCCTGGCGCCAACGCTCCGCAATAGAGGAGATCATTTCGAGTTGCTCTGGCGCAAAATGGCCCGAAAAAATAACCGCAACCTTGACGCCTAGCTCCTGGAGACGTGTCAGCGTTTGCTCTAACATCCCCCTAATTTCCACTTCGTCGTTCATCATGATCGTCCACGGATAAGATTTATGACTGCCGCCGGTGCCGTAGTAAAGAGGTGGAAGCACCGCCCCACCAAATCTATGGGCCGTGAGGCAGGTTAGACCATGAGCGTTGAGAGCGTCGAGTCCAAATGGGAGATGCTCCTGGTGAAACTCAAAGGCACCAATCGGAATAAATACAACTGACCTTTTGGCCAATGCGTCTCGTAGCTGACCTGGGCGCATTAGTTCCATTTGCACATTGCGAAATTCAGTCATTTTCTCCTCATGCCTAGGCGGGGCTACTGATTTTGTAATAGTTGCGTGGCCAGTTGAACTCAGCAATTTTCTCCAACAATTCTTCGGGAAACTGCTGGCCGTCGGAATACGCAACGTTTCTATCAACGCTCTTAATATTGCTCATGCCAGGAATGGTCGAAGATACGCTTGGAGAGCTAAGCGAGTAACGAATCGCCGCTTCAGCCAAAGACTCGAAGTAAGGCCTCACGACCCCTTTGAGGCGCTCGATTCTCTCAAGGGTCACAGCGAATCTATCCCCACCAAAAAGTTGAGATTGAACAGAATTCTCCATCCAAGTGGAAGGAGTACTCTCAGTCCACATCCCGGACAGCGAGCCGGAATCCATTGGAACTCTAGCAATTGCTGCCGTGTTGGTTTTGGCACAAGCCTCAAAGAGACCCTCGGTTGCTGGTCTTTGTTCAAACAAATTAAAAATGACCTGAACCGAGGAAACTAATCTCAATTCGGCTGCAACAATCCCTTCATTGGGCCGGTAGTCGCGAAGGGATACTCCGACCTGGTCAATTTTCCCTTCCAGCCGAAGTTCATTTATGGTTTCAAGCCAGTCCAGAGAGGTTGCTAAATCTGGTGCCCAGCAGTGAAGCTGAAGGAGATCGAGTCTTTCCACTCCGAGCCTTCGCAGTGAGCCCTCGATGTTCTCGCGAAGATACCACCTTGGGTAACGCCCGCGCATTTCCGGACGATCCTCGTCAGGATCTGGCCATCGGATAGGCCGTACCTTCGTAGCGACGTAAATCTGGCCACCATCCCACTTCCTGAGCGACTGACCAATTACAGACTCACTTCGACCGTCGCCATAGAGTTCTGCAGTGTCAACGAAGTTGATCCCCTGCTCGTATGCGTGCAGTAGAGTCCTAATGGACTCGCTGTCATCCACAGGGCCCCATGTCCCACCAAGTTGCCAACCACCGAAGGCAATTTCGCTAACTTGCCAATCGGTATTGCCAAAATTCCTGTATTTCATTAGACAACTCCCAGAATTTTTACTCCACCTGCCACAAGACTAGCACGTGCTAGTTCTTCAAGATTCGAGTTCACTTAATTTGAGCGCCTATTAGCTGCACGATTTTTTCACACACTTCTAGGTTTGCAATTGAGTCTGCATGAGATTCGAAAGGCGACTCGACTAACCCTTGGTCAATGAACTTTGCCATTGCCGTGGCCTGATAGCACAGCCCGTCATGGCCTTGTACATTCGACTCATCCTGCCAAGTCGATACTTCTCCATAAAATTCTTGAGGACTGAGATCGATTCGACTTGGGATGCAGAATTCTGGGCCGACATTCATCTTCGCTCGAGTTCCGCTCACTTGACCGGTTGCCGGAATTCCGGATCGGCCCGACACTAAAACGTAGGCTCGAGAGCCGTCTGGATACCGCAGTTGCGCGGAAACTTCTTCGTCGATTCCGTCAAGATTTAGGACTGCCTGAGCCGTTATTTCCTCAGGGTTTCCTAAGAAAGTCTGGCAGAAGCTAATGGCATAAATTCCCATGTCGAACAGCGGGTCGCCGCCGTTTTTTGTGAATAGCCGCTTCATGTCCAAGTTGGATTGACACATAGAGACATTGACCATCTCTATTTTTCCAAAAGTTCGGTCTTCAAGGAGCTGGCGAATAATGTCGTACTGGGGCAGATACCTCGTCCACATGGCCTCCATCGCAAGCAGCCCGTTTGACCTAGCGACTTCGAAGATTTCCCGTGCTTCAGAGGGTTCCAAGGCGACGGGTTTCTCAATCAACACGTGCTTACCTGCAGCAATTGAGAGCATTGCGTGTTCGAAGTGTTGACTGGGAAGCGTAGCGACATAGATTATGTCGACATCATCTCGCGATACCAGAGCTTCGTAAGTGTCATGGGATTCAATTCCAAATCTTTGCCCATAATCCCTCGCTCTGCCGTGCGTTCGGGACGCAACGGCAACGATTTTTTGAGTTGTGTGTTTTTGAACCGTTCCGATGAATTGCGCGGCAATACCGCCGGCTCCAATTACACCCCATCGGTAAGAGCCAACGCTGTGGGGGTCAATGATTCGAGGTGAGGGAATACGAATCCTGTCTCCTGGAATTTGCATTGAACTCCTATTCAAAAATTAAATTTTTGTCGGCTGATTTGTGTGCAAAAGAGTGAAAACTTCAGGTCAGTCTCCAGAAAAGACCACTTCCCTCTGCAGTCATGACTCGTGCGTGCGAAAACTCGAAAACAAAGTGCCGTTTTACAAAAAAATCGACTTGGGAGCCTCAATGGCGTCATGACAACTTCCTCATACCGATTTCCAGGACCCAAATAATTGAGGTACGCCAGATCGTCTCAGATCTGCTAGTGAAAGTCTTGGACCTAGTCCAGTACCTGCTTGATGTTTCCAGTCAAGCTGGCCAATTCAGCCTCGAGTTCGGCCATTGCCTCACCACCGGCCATCAGGTCGGTGATTTGCTCCCTGGTCCGCTCGCCCTTCGCGAAGTCATCAGCCTTTTCACCGTGAATCAGAACGGCGAAGTGGTCTCCAACTGTCAGAGCGTGGGAAACGTTGTGAGTGACCAGTACCACAGCAATGCCACGGTGCTTAGCCTGCATAATGATTCGAAGCACGTGGGCAGCTTCTTTGACACCCAGTGCTGCCGTTGGTTCATCCAGAATCAAAATCTTTGCACCGAAGAAGACTGCGCGAGCAATCGCAGATACCTGGCGTTCACCACCGGAAAGGCTTCCAACTAAACGGTCGCCATCTGTAACGCGAGTAATCCCCATCTGCTGCATTTGCTCAACAACGACGCCGTTTGCAAACTTTCGATCGAAGCGCTTGAACGGACCCCAACCTTTTGTTGGCTCAAGACCAACAAAGAAGGAGCGCCCTAGCGACATAAGAGGAAAGGTGCCGCCGAACTGGTGAACAGTTGAGATGCCTCGATCAGATGCGTCACGAGGGCTTTCAAAACTCACCTTGTCACCATCGAATTCAATTTCCCCAGATGTTGGACTGTGGAAACCAGACAACACTTTGATCAAGGTGGACTTTCCCGCTCCGTTGTCGCCAAGTAGGCAAAGTACCTGTCCTGGGTGAATGTCTAGTGAGACATTCTTGAGTGCTGCGTAGCTGCCGAAGATCTTTGAAACGTTCTTTAGGCTCATCAATGGATGCGATTTTGCAGACATTATTTTGTTCCCTTCGGTGCGATCTTGTCCTTGACTTTCTTGACGCTTGACATTGCTAGTTTGCGGTAGGAATTGTTTGCGAGCACAGCCAGCAGGACCAAGATTCCAATGATTAGGTTGGACCAGTCACCACCCCAATCCGTTGAATTAACACCTGTAACCACAATGGCAAAGGTGATAGTTCCGAGAATTACACCAATTGGTGAGCCGTAACCTCCGGTAAGCAGCACGCCACCAATCACAACAGCGATGATTGTGAAGAACACCTTGTCCTGACCTGCAGAAACTTGGGCACTGCCGTACAAGGCAACAGTGGTGACACCGAATACTGCCGCACCAAATCCAGATGCTGTAAAGAGAGCAATCGTGGTCTTCTCCACCGGAACTCCTGCGGCGCGAGCCGATTGCTCATCTCCTCCGATGGCCCAAATCCAGTTTCCGTACTTGGTCCGGTACATAATCCATGAAATTACGAGTGAAAAAATAATTGCGATGTAAATAGCATTTTCAAAAGTCAGAAAAATGCGTCCACCGATGGTGTCCTTCACCCATTGATCGGGCTGGTGAGCCTGTTGGACGTTACTCACGATAAGTTTCGTGACACCAAAGATGAGTCCTCGGATAAAGAACGACATTCCCAGAGTGACGATGAAGGACGAGAGCTTAACCCGAGTGATCAACACACCGTTCAGAAATCCGAAAAAGGTCCCAGTCAGCAAACCTGCTGGCAAAGCGATCCAGTCTGGAAGACCGAAATGCCCTCCCAGCAAAGCGTATGTCATGGCAGAAGCCGCGATGTTGGCACCTACGGATAAATCCAAATGCCCAGCAATCATCACCAGGGCGATGGGGAGCGCCACAATCGCTAGTTCAGCAGCGACGTTGACCCATCCGGCGGTGACAAGCACAGATGGGAAGATCGGCCATCCAAAGTAAAGGAAGAAAAAATAAACAACCACCGCTCCAACAAATGCGGCAAACTCCGGCTTACGCGGAATGGACTTCAACTTATCTAACAAGTCTCTGCTCTCCTGATTGATCAAACTCTACAGCTGTGAAGGAACGGGTGGGTGAACCCGGAGGCGCACCCACCCGTTCATTTGCTTCTTATTGAGTCGACTCGATTTAACGGTAACCCTCAGCAACGCCGGTTAGAACTGCATCGGCATTGTCCGCGGTGATTAGCGATGGGCCGGTCAAAATGACTGGGTTAGCAGGAAGGATTGCGTACTGGTCGTACATCCATGCCTGAGAAACAGCCAACCATCCCTGGTACCAACCCTGCTGGTCTACAGCAAATAGGGTTTCTCCAGACTTGATTCTGTTAATGATGTTCTCCGAAACGTCCCATCCGCCTGTTGCAGCGCTGATGCCCGCAGCCTTGAGGGCAGCATCAACGGCATCGGCGTCGGCAGCTGAACCAGTTGCGAAACCATCAATCGATGGATCCTTTGCTAGCTCTGCCTGAACCGCAGCGGTGATTGCTGCAGCGTCACCGAATGACTCTGGTGGAAGGATGATCTGGTCAGCCTGGATGCCAGCGCCAGTGGCGCCGTCAACTAGACCGCCACAGCGCTGCTGCCAGTTAATTGCACCAGGCTGGGTGTTCACGCAACGAACGTTCTTGTAGCCCTCGGAGGCGAAGTACTCTCCGGCGCGGACGCCAGCCAAGTACTCGTCGGTACCGTAGTAGCCGTATGCCTTGATGCTTCCGTCTTCAAGGGTGGGTAGCCCCGAGTTGTACATGAACACCTTAACGCCAGCTGCGGTGGCTGCCTCTAGGGCAGGACCCTCTGCTGCTGCATCCCAAACTGGAACAGCCAACGAGGTGCACTCCTGAGCAACAGCTTGCTCAATTAGCTTCACCATGTCTGGGCCGATGTTGTCGTAGTTCGGTAGTGAGATCCAGGTGTACTTGCTCCCAGCCTGGGTGACTGCCTGACCAGCTAGATCTGCACCATTCTTCAATACAGCGAAAAATGCATCAGCACCACCAATCGCACATACGTGGCGAGGGTTCGCAGATGATCCGGTGGCAACTGAAGATGCGTCTTCGGTTGATCCGGCGTCGGTGGTGGATGCAGTTTCGGTGGTGGCAGCGGAGCTGCAACCAGAGACCACGAGGGTTGCCGCTGCAAGGGCAGCCCAGAGGCCTTGCTTCTTAAGGGTAACTTTCACTTCGTTGTGTCCTTACTTCGTCGAGTAGTTCGCGAATGGAACTTGCGAACCGGTTGCAGCTGCAACCTGGGAAAGAGCATACATAGTTTGTAAGCACATAAATACATAAATTCATAACGGTCTCGTAACCATGAATTTACGCTCATCACTAAATTTCAAAACGGGAAACAGGCCAGGAAATAACCTGTCTGTCAGGCGAAAGGACATAAAGTTCCTGTTTTGTTTCGTGGATGTAGAAAGTTGAACCCGCAGGGGAAACCACCAAAAATTTGGACAAACCACCTAGGAAGTGTTAACAAATTGTGACCAGCAAACAGCGGATCAGGAAGTGGCTTCAAACACGAAGCCGCTCTTACGTCTTGAGAACGTGGGCGGACCCCACTGTCCCCTATCTAGCTGACCTGATAAAACGCTGGCATTGGCTGATAAGCAGCAGGGACCTTTTTGCCGCTGCGCAGTGCTTCCAGCCCTGCCTCTACGGCAGCGGCGGCTAGGTAGCCATCCCAAGCGGAAGGTCCATCAATTTTGCCTGCTTTGGCAGCGTTCACCCACCGTTGAATCTGACTGTCATATGCGGCGGCAAAACGGGGCTTGAAAGACATGTTTTCGTCCATTGAAATCTTTGCCGAAAAATTGGTTAGCATCCCCGAGGTGCGTCCTATCTCAGCCAAGCCCTCCTCGAATATCGCCTCGGTGCGAACCTGATACCCAAATTGCGCTGAAACGTTCATTTCAACGACCGCCAGGACCCCTGACTCAGTCTCTAGCATCACGAGAATTGGTTCATTGAGGTGGACCGGGGATTTTGAGTTGCGCTTGAAGTGCCTCACCTCAACCGACGCAATTGGTGAATCGGTCAGGAATCGAACGACATCGATCTCGTGCACGACTGAGTCAAATATCAACATGTCGTTGTGGTAGCTTTCGGGCACCGTTGGGTTTCGATGAGCACAGTGCAACCCAAGCAATTCACCTTGGTTTTTACTAACGATTAGCTCACGCAACTGCATGTACCCGGAATCAAACCTTCTCATAAATCCAACTTGAACGAGATTTCGGCCAGTGGCCATTTCAGCTGCTACCACGCGCAGAGCAGAGCTCGAGTCTGGAGTTAGTGGCTTTTCGCAAAGAATAGGCAGATTGGCAGCCAGGGCAGGAATTAGAACTGACTCATGGAACTGGCCAGGGGTTGCAATCAACACCGCATCCATGGCGCTGGCCTGGAGGGCTTCTTCTATGTTTGAAAACCACTTAGCCGAGGGAAGATTGGCCAACGCGGCTTTGGCTCGATTTTCGTCTGGTTCAACGACAGCGCTTACTACGGCACCAACTATTCGAGAAGAAATTCGAATAATGTGGTCGGCGCCCATGAGCCCTGCGCCAACAACGGCAATTCTTAGATCTGGCATGCTTTTTTCCTTTTCTTAAACGAACCTTGCCGCGTGGGTGCAAGAAGCAATGTGGTCACGCGTGCGCTTTGCTATGGGGTATGGGAAGTCAACCGAACAGCCATACATGTCCTGCTCAACTATTGCGAACATCTCTGGGTTAATTTCCAGAGCCTTTTCGATTATCGGGGCGAATTCGGGAACGCCCACTCCGCCCGGCTCTGTCATGACACCGTTGGCCACAGCCTCAACGAACGGCAGGTCATTCTTTAGCGTTTCGGCAAGGATGTCAGGGTGAACCTGCTTCAGGTGAAGGTAGCCAATCCGCTCAGGGTAGGCATTCATAAGCTTCACGTTGTCGCCTAGGTAATAAGCGAAATGCCCAGTATCAAGGCAAAGATTCGTAAATTCCGGGTTCGTCTCAACAAGAAAACGTTCAACTTCGGCGTAGGTGCCAATGTGACTATCCGCGTGGGAATGAAATTGTTGACGAATACCGAATTCTTCCCAAAGAGCCTGCCCAA
Proteins encoded in this window:
- a CDS encoding ATP-binding cassette domain-containing protein, with amino-acid sequence MSLKNVSKIFGSYAALKNVSLDIHPGQVLCLLGDNGAGKSTLIKVLSGFHSPTSGEIEFDGDKVSFESPRDASDRGISTVHQFGGTFPLMSLGRSFFVGLEPTKGWGPFKRFDRKFANGVVVEQMQQMGITRVTDGDRLVGSLSGGERQVSAIARAVFFGAKILILDEPTAALGVKEAAHVLRIIMQAKHRGIAVVLVTHNVSHALTVGDHFAVLIHGEKADDFAKGERTREQITDLMAGGEAMAELEAELASLTGNIKQVLD
- a CDS encoding creatininase family protein, which translates into the protein MTEFRNVQMELMRPGQLRDALAKRSVVFIPIGAFEFHQEHLPFGLDALNAHGLTCLTAHRFGGAVLPPLYYGTGGSHKSYPWTIMMNDEVEIRGMLEQTLTRLQELGVKVAVIFSGHFAPEQLEMISSIAERWRQGANYMKVIDLAINMPLDSTPSPDHAGVFETTVLSRFEPLTIDLSQLPSIDKVPAIDPDGDSYGLHRHDPSHVLWGVFGEDPRKYQPAEAHALALKLSEAIELSVGSALAD
- a CDS encoding Gfo/Idh/MocA family protein, encoding MPDLRIAVVGAGLMGADHIIRISSRIVGAVVSAVVEPDENRAKAALANLPSAKWFSNIEEALQASAMDAVLIATPGQFHESVLIPALAANLPILCEKPLTPDSSSALRVVAAEMATGRNLVQVGFMRRFDSGYMQLRELIVSKNQGELLGLHCAHRNPTVPESYHNDMLIFDSVVHEIDVVRFLTDSPIASVEVRHFKRNSKSPVHLNEPILVMLETESGVLAVVEMNVSAQFGYQVRTEAIFEEGLAEIGRTSGMLTNFSAKISMDENMSFKPRFAAAYDSQIQRWVNAAKAGKIDGPSAWDGYLAAAAVEAGLEALRSGKKVPAAYQPMPAFYQVS
- a CDS encoding flavodoxin domain-containing protein, with translation MNKKIVILFGTESGNAEFAAEDMALEISHCEVEVIDMTDFDVNDFSAHNFYMIICSTHGEGDLPSGAVPFLQALDSVLPDMKGIQYAMFGLGDSSYANYSRGSEHIDKKLTALGAVRVGEYGRHDAHTGTLPNVAAVEWTRRILELGQ
- a CDS encoding substrate-binding domain-containing protein; this encodes MKVTLKKQGLWAALAAATLVVSGCSSAATTETASTTDAGSTEDASSVATGSSANPRHVCAIGGADAFFAVLKNGADLAGQAVTQAGSKYTWISLPNYDNIGPDMVKLIEQAVAQECTSLAVPVWDAAAEGPALEAATAAGVKVFMYNSGLPTLEDGSIKAYGYYGTDEYLAGVRAGEYFASEGYKNVRCVNTQPGAINWQQRCGGLVDGATGAGIQADQIILPPESFGDAAAITAAVQAELAKDPSIDGFATGSAADADAVDAALKAAGISAATGGWDVSENIINRIKSGETLFAVDQQGWYQGWLAVSQAWMYDQYAILPANPVILTGPSLITADNADAVLTGVAEGYR
- a CDS encoding cytochrome P450, translated to METEFHSATIEAPTIQQPAGANLFYDPLSYAIYDHPYDVYKQLRDNAPVYFSPRLGVYVLSRYADVQAAFKNHEQMISALGNDIDGTHDSYGKGNLVAQDPPRHTALRQSIRRVFALKEILAKEDGIRGIARELIRDMRSAGGGDFATEYALPFAFAISTRLIGLPGAKNDITWLIDHLSRSMERTVGEFGVPEDAAKSNAEAEDLIHEVVQKRFEQLAAGADPNVSDVITQVSTALQRGKVDADEVVGLTHLVYSASTDAPSALLTNCVAVLDKFPQLQVFLREHPEMITNFIEEVLRYDTPGQNVSRQTTVELTFSGVAIPANSRVMLLQGSANRDERVFENPDLFDVTRDFTKTPKIASFGDGIHACMGAPLARLMARITVEVLLEQPDEIRIVGFPERWVKQLVRGFSKLPIKFVSPGTKF
- a CDS encoding Gfo/Idh/MocA family protein is translated as MQIPGDRIRIPSPRIIDPHSVGSYRWGVIGAGGIAAQFIGTVQKHTTQKIVAVASRTHGRARDYGQRFGIESHDTYEALVSRDDVDIIYVATLPSQHFEHAMLSIAAGKHVLIEKPVALEPSEAREIFEVARSNGLLAMEAMWTRYLPQYDIIRQLLEDRTFGKIEMVNVSMCQSNLDMKRLFTKNGGDPLFDMGIYAISFCQTFLGNPEEITAQAVLNLDGIDEEVSAQLRYPDGSRAYVLVSGRSGIPATGQVSGTRAKMNVGPEFCIPSRIDLSPQEFYGEVSTWQDESNVQGHDGLCYQATAMAKFIDQGLVESPFESHADSIANLEVCEKIVQLIGAQIK
- a CDS encoding aldo/keto reductase, which encodes MKYRNFGNTDWQVSEIAFGGWQLGGTWGPVDDSESIRTLLHAYEQGINFVDTAELYGDGRSESVIGQSLRKWDGGQIYVATKVRPIRWPDPDEDRPEMRGRYPRWYLRENIEGSLRRLGVERLDLLQLHCWAPDLATSLDWLETINELRLEGKIDQVGVSLRDYRPNEGIVAAELRLVSSVQVIFNLFEQRPATEGLFEACAKTNTAAIARVPMDSGSLSGMWTESTPSTWMENSVQSQLFGGDRFAVTLERIERLKGVVRPYFESLAEAAIRYSLSSPSVSSTIPGMSNIKSVDRNVAYSDGQQFPEELLEKIAEFNWPRNYYKISSPA
- a CDS encoding FAD-dependent oxidoreductase, giving the protein MIVSSPKFAIVGSGPSGCYTAQFLRKAFPDSQITMFDRLNQPFGLLRYGVAPDHLGTKALASQFEKLFERDRVNFVGAIEIGKDLSLDALRQQFDVVVLAVGLSQDRPLDIPGEALPGVFGSGRVTKLFNSHPEMDLDGIKVGQKIVIVGHGNVAVDLIRLSLLGAAALVKFGVPKDVAETLSGKQLSEIHVVGRSQAAEAKFDVAMINELQRLPDVRFSSDADEIFNDSSETDRRIEAISSLVRSSDPSASREVRFHFGWAPIRIGGDTSVEFIEFTKTNGSGKLKLETDTVYSAIGFVEDLSPSFRRSELLAHAPDSAEGYLADGLYCVGWFKRGPNGTIPANRADARLVSDRVVRDLSLSFEKREM
- a CDS encoding sugar phosphate isomerase/epimerase family protein, producing the protein MSGRIRVGTAPDSWGVWFPNDTGQVPWERFLAEVQAAGYHWIELGPFGYLPTDPNQLADALAAHDLHLSAGTVFTGFHKGDDQWKRAWDQALDVAGLVSKLGAEHLVVIPDLWRSDSTAQVLESRVLDDEQWKKLAAGHDKLGQALWEEFGIRQQFHSHADSHIGTYAEVERFLVETNPEFTNLCLDTGHFAYYLGDNVKLMNAYPERIGYLHLKQVHPDILAETLKNDLPFVEAVANGVMTEPGGVGVPEFAPIIEKALEINPEMFAIVEQDMYGCSVDFPYPIAKRTRDHIASCTHAARFV
- a CDS encoding ABC transporter permease, with product MLDKLKSIPRKPEFAAFVGAVVVYFFFLYFGWPIFPSVLVTAGWVNVAAELAIVALPIALVMIAGHLDLSVGANIAASAMTYALLGGHFGLPDWIALPAGLLTGTFFGFLNGVLITRVKLSSFIVTLGMSFFIRGLIFGVTKLIVSNVQQAHQPDQWVKDTIGGRIFLTFENAIYIAIIFSLVISWIMYRTKYGNWIWAIGGDEQSARAAGVPVEKTTIALFTASGFGAAVFGVTTVALYGSAQVSAGQDKVFFTIIAVVIGGVLLTGGYGSPIGVILGTITFAIVVTGVNSTDWGGDWSNLIIGILVLLAVLANNSYRKLAMSSVKKVKDKIAPKGTK